One Saccharopolyspora erythraea NRRL 2338 genomic region harbors:
- a CDS encoding rhodanese-like domain-containing protein: protein MDGQVPGVQPEDLPENLPGEGTALLDVREHNEWAAGHAPGAVHIPMSQIPSRLGDVPEADQLYVVCRSGGRSAKVTAYLNANGWDAVNVERGMNGWAASGRPLTGEDPDSEPFVL, encoded by the coding sequence ATGGACGGCCAGGTCCCCGGCGTGCAGCCGGAGGACCTGCCCGAGAACCTGCCAGGCGAAGGCACCGCGCTGCTCGACGTCCGGGAGCACAACGAGTGGGCCGCCGGCCACGCCCCCGGCGCGGTGCACATCCCGATGAGCCAGATCCCCTCCCGGTTGGGGGACGTGCCAGAGGCCGACCAGCTCTACGTCGTCTGCCGGTCCGGCGGCCGTTCCGCGAAGGTCACCGCATACCTCAACGCCAACGGCTGGGACGCGGTCAACGTGGAGCGCGGCATGAACGGCTGGGCGGCCTCCGGGCGTCCGCTGACCGGTGAGGATCCCGACTCCGAGCCGTTCGTGCTGTGA
- a CDS encoding DUF4328 domain-containing protein: MATPPGGARPRAVRRQARPYAGPPAYPAVPRWGFPALAWRWPLALPTGPAVDPVRRVAALYATATSTLWIIAGMGGLTAVAELWRYVLLLRSRGEALPATTLAVSDALVVTTGVLTLVLGALAGVVVVLWALRAREAATERIGVRSARSDAQFVLGVLVPGLNLVVAGSSLSELEHAVLVGEGARERGARPRPSRLVLVWWAAWVASLLLGWTAFLWGFRSGTQALADGVVLHVWTNIAVVVLAVVTIRVVRYLTTLLVPADPTELPHLRVLGLRDAPAPPRPPRPADAQR; the protein is encoded by the coding sequence GTGGCGACCCCGCCGGGTGGCGCGCGCCCGCGCGCCGTCCGGCGCCAGGCGCGCCCCTACGCCGGTCCGCCCGCCTACCCGGCGGTGCCGCGCTGGGGGTTCCCGGCGCTGGCCTGGCGGTGGCCGCTGGCGCTGCCCACCGGGCCCGCCGTCGACCCGGTGCGGCGGGTGGCCGCACTGTATGCGACGGCCACCTCGACGCTGTGGATCATCGCGGGCATGGGCGGTCTGACCGCCGTCGCCGAGCTCTGGCGCTACGTCCTGCTGCTGCGCAGCCGCGGTGAGGCGCTGCCCGCGACGACCCTGGCGGTCTCCGATGCGCTGGTCGTCACGACCGGCGTGCTGACCCTGGTCCTCGGTGCGCTCGCCGGAGTGGTCGTCGTCCTGTGGGCGCTGCGGGCGCGCGAGGCCGCGACCGAGCGGATCGGTGTGCGCAGCGCGCGTTCCGACGCCCAGTTCGTGCTGGGCGTGCTGGTTCCCGGCCTGAACCTGGTCGTGGCTGGCTCGTCGCTGAGCGAACTGGAGCACGCCGTCCTGGTCGGGGAGGGCGCCCGCGAGCGGGGTGCCCGTCCGCGCCCGTCGCGGCTGGTCCTGGTGTGGTGGGCGGCCTGGGTGGCGAGCCTGCTGCTCGGCTGGACCGCCTTCCTGTGGGGATTCCGCAGCGGCACACAGGCGCTGGCCGACGGCGTCGTGCTGCACGTGTGGACCAACATCGCGGTGGTGGTGCTCGCGGTGGTCACCATCCGGGTCGTCCGGTACCTGACGACGTTGCTCGTCCCGGCGGACCCGACCGAACTGCCGCACCTGCGCGTGCTCGGCCTCCGCGACGCTCCGGCACCCCCGCGGCCGCCCCGGCCCGCGGACGCCCAGCGCTGA
- a CDS encoding cytochrome P450 produces MFDTADPAFVADPYPCFAELRRRGEVHRHPGLGMAVAVSHAAASEVLRHRGLGRIWVDAQPAADFPAFNLLHRTSLLETEGAEHTRLRRSISAAFARGHVERVRPWVAGLADALVGGLVERGGGDVVEEVAAPLPVQVIAELLGVPESDRNLLRPWSNAIVKMYEPGLPERRRAAAESAAAEFAEYMRALADRRRSAPADDMVSDLVAAEELSADEVVGTAVLLLMAGHEASVNLVANGVLALLRHPGQWRRLVDDPGLVPTAVEELIRYDSPLQLFERTAVEDVVVAGHRVAAGSKIAALLGAAARDPEVFESPDVLDVGRQPNPHLGFGAGIHYCLGAPLARVEAAAALSALVRLAPRLEQAGEPVRRPEFVIRGLRELPVSV; encoded by the coding sequence ATGTTCGACACCGCCGATCCGGCCTTCGTCGCCGACCCCTACCCGTGCTTCGCCGAGCTGCGCCGACGGGGCGAGGTGCACCGGCACCCGGGGCTCGGGATGGCGGTCGCCGTTTCCCACGCCGCCGCCTCCGAGGTGCTGCGGCACCGCGGGCTCGGCCGGATCTGGGTGGACGCGCAGCCCGCCGCGGACTTCCCCGCCTTCAACCTGCTGCACCGCACCTCGCTGCTGGAGACCGAGGGGGCTGAGCACACCCGGCTGCGCCGCAGCATCAGCGCGGCCTTCGCGCGCGGCCACGTCGAGCGGGTGCGGCCGTGGGTCGCCGGACTGGCCGACGCGCTGGTCGGCGGCCTCGTCGAGCGCGGCGGCGGAGACGTCGTCGAGGAGGTCGCCGCGCCGCTGCCGGTGCAGGTGATCGCGGAGCTGCTGGGGGTGCCCGAGTCCGACCGGAACCTGTTGCGGCCGTGGTCGAACGCGATCGTGAAGATGTACGAGCCGGGCCTGCCCGAACGCAGGCGCGCGGCGGCGGAGTCGGCCGCGGCGGAGTTCGCCGAGTACATGCGCGCGCTGGCCGACCGGCGGCGCTCGGCCCCGGCCGACGACATGGTCAGCGACCTGGTGGCCGCCGAGGAGCTAAGCGCGGACGAGGTCGTCGGCACCGCGGTGCTGCTGCTCATGGCCGGCCACGAGGCCAGCGTCAACCTGGTGGCCAACGGGGTGCTCGCGCTGCTGCGCCACCCCGGCCAGTGGCGGCGGCTCGTCGACGACCCCGGCCTGGTTCCGACCGCCGTCGAGGAGCTGATCCGCTACGACTCGCCGCTGCAGCTCTTCGAGCGCACCGCGGTCGAGGACGTCGTGGTCGCCGGGCACCGCGTGGCGGCGGGGTCGAAGATCGCCGCGCTGCTCGGCGCGGCGGCGCGCGACCCGGAGGTGTTCGAGTCGCCGGACGTGCTCGACGTCGGGCGGCAGCCGAACCCGCACCTCGGTTTCGGCGCCGGCATCCATTACTGCCTCGGCGCGCCGCTCGCGCGGGTGGAGGCCGCCGCCGCGCTGTCGGCACTGGTGCGGCTGGCGCCGCGACTGGAGCAGGCGGGCGAACCGGTGCGGCGCCCGGAGTTCGTCATCCGCGGTCTGCGGGAACTGCCCGTCTCGGTTTGA
- a CDS encoding glycerophosphodiester phosphodiesterase: MCQATPAVVAHRGASAQRAEHTLGAYELALEQGADALECDVRVSRDGHLVCVHDRRIDRTSNGRGVVSELTVPMMSGLDFSGWRNPSGERGVLTLEMLLELVAGTSVKLFVETKHPVRYAGLVEAKLVALLARHGLAAPRDAESSQVVMMSFSSNAVRRVRQTAPRLPTVLLFDRMPNGRRSGELPSWADCAGPDIRLLRQDPGYVARAAERGHPTYCWTVDEPADIELCRRAGVRYIATNRPGSTRSYLVDQR; the protein is encoded by the coding sequence GTGTGCCAGGCGACCCCGGCAGTCGTTGCGCACCGGGGGGCGTCGGCGCAACGCGCCGAGCACACCCTCGGTGCCTACGAACTGGCCCTCGAACAGGGCGCCGACGCGCTCGAATGCGACGTGCGGGTCAGCCGCGACGGCCACCTGGTGTGCGTGCACGACCGGCGCATCGACCGCACGTCCAACGGTCGCGGCGTGGTCAGCGAGCTGACCGTGCCGATGATGTCGGGCCTGGACTTCAGCGGCTGGCGCAACCCCTCCGGCGAGCGCGGGGTGCTGACGCTGGAAATGCTGCTGGAGCTGGTCGCGGGCACCTCGGTGAAGCTGTTCGTCGAGACCAAGCATCCGGTGCGCTACGCCGGGCTGGTGGAGGCCAAGCTCGTCGCGCTGCTGGCCCGGCACGGCCTGGCCGCACCGCGGGACGCGGAGTCCTCGCAGGTGGTCATGATGTCGTTCTCGTCCAATGCCGTGCGCCGCGTCCGCCAGACGGCGCCGCGGTTGCCGACGGTGCTGCTGTTCGACCGGATGCCCAACGGCCGCCGGTCCGGTGAACTGCCGTCGTGGGCCGACTGCGCGGGTCCGGACATCCGGCTGCTGCGGCAGGACCCCGGCTACGTCGCCCGCGCCGCCGAACGCGGCCACCCCACCTACTGCTGGACGGTCGACGAGCCCGCCGACATCGAGCTGTGCCGGCGCGCCGGGGTCCGCTACATCGCCACCAACCGGCCGGGCTCAACCCGCTCCTACCTGGTTGACCAGCGCTGA
- a CDS encoding DUF5926 family protein encodes MAKRTAEPRPESGISPRQPCPCGSGKRYKACHGRAGGAADVIVTRPFEGLAAECELVALREFVPSATAKLPVREGREVTLATVLPMAAAALMRVDEKAFVGLQVQTRSGDISRDLARALEWVQSAEAGTSLPVVGPETAEAGTVPNRLQDLVDVDAKLDVELHDDFSWWIPGDTEPTGEVALSLERANAAIMPTERLNAEGVESAYWVDAGEKAHLRWVRPEPEEKLLAALARLSARGELALGEDSRYAGSFRAHGLLVPVWDLDREKHAREWEQPAAELGTRLAEALESLDSEPLNAAERRSRDGLRGRQITVR; translated from the coding sequence GTGGCCAAGCGTACCGCCGAACCGAGGCCCGAAAGCGGCATCAGCCCGCGCCAACCCTGCCCGTGCGGCTCCGGCAAGCGCTACAAGGCCTGCCACGGCCGCGCCGGGGGCGCCGCCGACGTCATCGTGACCAGGCCCTTCGAGGGGCTGGCCGCCGAGTGCGAGCTGGTCGCGCTGCGCGAGTTCGTCCCGTCGGCGACGGCGAAGCTGCCGGTGCGGGAGGGCCGCGAGGTCACCCTCGCCACCGTCCTGCCGATGGCGGCCGCCGCGCTGATGCGTGTCGACGAGAAGGCGTTCGTCGGGCTCCAGGTGCAGACCCGTTCCGGTGACATCAGCCGCGACCTCGCGCGGGCCCTGGAGTGGGTGCAGTCGGCCGAGGCGGGCACCTCGCTGCCGGTCGTCGGTCCGGAGACCGCCGAGGCGGGCACCGTCCCGAACCGGTTGCAGGACCTCGTCGACGTCGACGCGAAGCTCGACGTCGAGCTGCACGACGACTTCTCGTGGTGGATCCCGGGCGACACCGAGCCGACCGGCGAGGTCGCGCTGTCGCTGGAGCGGGCCAACGCCGCGATCATGCCGACCGAGCGGCTCAACGCCGAGGGCGTCGAGTCGGCCTACTGGGTCGACGCCGGCGAGAAGGCCCACCTGCGGTGGGTGCGCCCGGAGCCGGAGGAGAAGCTGCTGGCCGCGCTCGCGCGGCTGTCGGCGCGCGGTGAGCTGGCGCTCGGCGAGGACAGCCGGTACGCGGGGTCGTTCCGGGCGCACGGCCTGCTGGTGCCGGTCTGGGACCTCGACCGCGAGAAGCACGCCCGCGAGTGGGAGCAGCCCGCGGCCGAGCTCGGCACCCGGCTCGCCGAGGCCCTGGAGTCGCTGGACTCCGAGCCGCTCAACGCCGCCGAGCGGCGGTCCCGGGACGGTCTGCGCGGCAGGCAGATCACCGTCCGCTGA
- a CDS encoding SigE family RNA polymerase sigma factor, with the protein MTAHLPAAPASAAEAARSWPGRAHQGDMAATEDDFAEFVRVALPGLMRYGHALTGNPHDAADLVQTVLEKVGARWAKVSQNCDDPRAYVRKAMANTHVSRWRRTRRETLIAEFPDVPAQPRHDRLEDEPVWQALQTLPPRQRAVVVLRFYEGLSEAEIADTLGVSCGTVKSQNSKAMATLRKRLGPLVEGGDV; encoded by the coding sequence GTGACCGCGCACCTGCCTGCTGCACCCGCATCCGCCGCGGAGGCGGCACGCAGCTGGCCTGGGCGCGCGCATCAGGGGGACATGGCGGCGACGGAAGACGACTTCGCGGAGTTCGTCCGGGTAGCTCTACCTGGGCTGATGCGTTACGGCCACGCGCTGACCGGCAACCCGCACGACGCGGCCGACCTGGTCCAGACCGTCCTGGAGAAGGTCGGCGCGCGGTGGGCGAAGGTGAGCCAGAACTGCGACGACCCGCGCGCCTACGTGCGCAAGGCGATGGCCAACACCCACGTCAGCCGCTGGCGCCGCACCCGGCGCGAGACGCTGATCGCGGAGTTCCCGGACGTCCCCGCCCAGCCGAGGCACGACCGGCTGGAGGACGAGCCGGTGTGGCAGGCGTTGCAGACGCTGCCGCCGAGGCAACGCGCGGTGGTGGTGCTGCGTTTCTACGAAGGGCTTTCCGAGGCCGAGATCGCCGACACGCTCGGGGTGAGCTGCGGAACGGTCAAGAGCCAGAACAGCAAGGCGATGGCCACGCTGCGCAAGCGCCTCGGACCGCTGGTTGAGGGAGGTGACGTGTGA